One genomic segment of Ricinus communis isolate WT05 ecotype wild-type chromosome 5, ASM1957865v1, whole genome shotgun sequence includes these proteins:
- the LOC8283440 gene encoding uncharacterized protein LOC8283440 has product MGGCVSTSNPPRKVKIHKKHLRRFGKRHVKISSAHDGDNKGNIDAGHVTDFSVSQFVQMDFENGKTSTCRRSGASNSTYHLTQLQWHLSQVDIDGICQEEAWFDSVSILESESDDEFSSVLGDRFSSVSSAIGNLSSGQVVQYESSSCYMDGKGKYEEYHESYVKIDGHKTGKEEYKESKGFALIGPQKLLDNYGSFKGPKEDRRDSQENTLKSGLPRLHPSVSFNDKHINTSTQKKKLAVLRLSFKRKSCDGEETVERCASKRFLYHPKAGFIIPHCVGEKLNTGCWSEIPPSNFKLRGETYFKDKRKCPAPNCSPYSPIGVDLFMCPRKVNHIAQHLELPNVKAEGKIPPLLIVNIQLPTYPAAMFLGDSDGEGMSLVLYFKVSEDFEKEISSHCQDNIKKLVEDEMEKVKGFAKESTVPFRERLKIMAGLVNPDDLNLSSTEKKLVHAYNEKPVLSRPQHEFYKGPNYFEIDLDIHRFSFISRKGLESFRDRLKNGILDLGLTIQAQKQEELPEQVLCCLRLNRIDFVDHGHIPTLMKLEDN; this is encoded by the exons ATGGGCGGCTGTGTATCAACTTCAAATCCTCCAAGAAAGGTTAAAATACACAAGAAACACCTTCGTAGATTCGGCAAACGCCATGTCAAGATATCTAGTGCTCATGATGGAGATAATAAAGGAAACATCGATGCAGGACATGTAACAGATTTTTCTGTGAGTCAGTTTGTCCAGATGGATTTTGAGAATGGTAAAACCTCCACTTGCAGAAGATCTGGGGCCTCCAACTCAACATACCATCTCACCCAGCTGCAATGGCACCTCAGTCAAGTGGACATAGATG GAATTTGCCAAGAGGAAGCCTGGTTTGATTCAGTCAGCATTCTGGAATCTGAATCTGATGACGAATTCAGCAGTGTGCTTGGAG ACCGTTTTTCCTCGGTGAGTTCAGCTATTGGGAACCTTTCAAGTGGACAAGTGGTTCAGTATGAAAGTTCTTCATGCTACATGGATGGCAAGGGTAAATATGAAGAATACCATGAAAGCTACGTGAAAATAGATGGTCACAAGACAGGCAAGGAGGAATACAAGGAATCAAAAGGATTTGCACTCATTGGTCCCCAGAAATTGTTGGATAATTATGGAAGCTTTAAAGGTCCAAAAGAGGACAGACGTGACTCTCAAGAGAATACCTTAAAATCTGGCCTACCTCGGTTGCATCCTTCTGTAAGTTTCAATGACAAGCATATAAACACATCAacccagaaaaagaaattagcagTCTTAAGGCTTTCCTTTAAAAGGAAATCATGCGATGGAGAAGAGACCGTCGAACGCT GTGCATCGAAAAGATTCTTGTATCATCCCAAAGCAGGATTCATTATTCCTCACTGCGTGGGAGAAAAGCTAAATACAGGATGCTGGTCTGAGATTCCTCCCTCAAATTTTAAACTTCGAGGGGAGACCTACTTCAA AGATAAGCGCAAGTGCCCCGCTCCAAATTGCAGTCCATACAGTCCAATTGGTGTTGACTTGTTTATGTGCCCGAGAAAGGTTAATCACATTGCGCAGCACCTTGAACTTCCTAATGTAAAAGCTGAAGGAAAAATTCCTCCTCTTCTGATTGTAAATATCCAG TTGCCTACTTATCCTGCTGCAATGTTCCTTGGTGATAGTGATGGGGAAGGGATGAGCCTTGTTTTATACTTTAAGGTTTCTGAAGATTTCGAGAAAGAAATTTCTTCCCACTGTCAAGATAACATCAAG AAACTGGTTGAGGATGAGATGGAAAAAGTCAAAGGCTTCGCGAAAGAGTCGACTGTTCCTTTCAGAGAAAGACTAAAAATCATGGCTGGTTTGGTTAATCCTGACGATCTCAATTTGAGTTCTACCGAGAAGAAACTTGTCCATGCTTATAATGAAAAACCAGTCCTTTCCCGTCCTCAGCATGAATTCTATAAG GGTCCTAACTATTTTGAGATTGATCTGGATATTCATCGCTTCAGCTTCATTTCAAGGAAGGGTCTTGAATCATTTCGTGATCGTCTCAAAAATGGAATCCTTGATCTTGGGTTAACTATCCAG GCACAAAAACAGGAAGAACTTCCAGAGCAAGTCCTGTGCTGTCTGAGACTGAACAGGATCGACTTTGTCGACCATGGCCACATACCAACACTCATGAAACTTGAAGATAACTGA